A window from Salarias fasciatus chromosome 11, fSalaFa1.1, whole genome shotgun sequence encodes these proteins:
- the pou3f2b gene encoding POU domain, class 3, transcription factor 2, which produces MGGGGGAESRCASASTWQSAWEPPVGRRGSVKCEVPLIRATSPAPRVMATAASNHYNILTSSASIVHSEPGSMQQATAYRDAQSLLQSDYPLQSNSHTLSHAHQWITALSHGEGAPWSTSPLGAEQDIKPAVQGARDEMHNSSSNLQHQTRPPHLVHQTHGNHHDARAWRTTTAAHIPSMATTNGQSLIYSQPGFSVNGLIPGSGQGMHHHNLRDSHDDHHSPHLSEHGHPASQHQHQHRPQSHHDHSDEDTPTSDDLEQFAKQFKQRRIKLGFTQADVGLALGTLYGNVFSQTTICRFEALQLSFKNMCKLKPLLNKWLEEADSTSGSPTSLDKIAAQGRKRKKRTSIEVSVKGALESHFLKCPKPAASEIISLADSLHLEKEVVRVWFCNRRQKEKRMTPPGGALPGSEDVYGDTPPHHGVQTPVQ; this is translated from the coding sequence ATGGGCGGCGGGGGTGGGGCGGAGTCCAGGTGCGCCTCGGCGTCCACTTGGCAGAGCGCCTGGGAGCCGCCTGTGGGCAGGAGAGGATCTGTCAAATGCGAGGTTCCTTTAATAAGAGCGACCAGTCCGGCTCCGAGAGTCATGGCGACCGCAGCGTCTAACCACTACAACATCCTCACCTCCAGCGCATCCATCGTGCACTCGGAGCCCGGCAGCATGCAGCAAGCCACGGCGTACCGGGACGCGCAGAGCCTGTTGCAGAGCGACTACCCGCTGCAGAGCAACAGCCACACGCTCAGCCACGCACACCAGTGGATCACGGCGCTGTCCCACGGAGAGGGAGCCCCGTGGTCCACCAGCCCGCTCGGCGCGGAGCAGGACATCAAGCCCGCGGTGCAGGGCGCCCGGGACGAGATGCACAATTCCAGCAGCAACCTGCAGCACCAGACGCGGCCGCCGCACCTGGTGCACCAGACGCACGGGAACCACCACGACGCCCGGGCGTGGAGAACCACCACCGCGGCGCACATACCGAGCATGGCGACGACGAACGGCCAAAGCCTTATTTACTCCCAGCCGGGCTTCAGCGTCAACGGGCTGATCCCGGGCAGCGGGCAGGGGATGCACCACCACAACCTAAGAGACAGTCATGACGACCACCACAGCCCGCACCTCAGCGAACACGGACACCCCGCGTCCCAGCATCAGCACCAGCACCGGCCGCAGAGCCACCACGACCACTCGGACGAGGATACGCCGACCTCGGACGACCTGGAGCAGTTCGCCAAACAGTTCAAGCAGCGGAGGATCAAGCTGGGCTTCACGCAGGCGGACGTGGGACTCGCCCTGGGGACCCTGTACGGAAATGTGTTTTCCCAAACCACCATATGCAGGTTTGAGGCCCTGCAGCTCAGCTTCAAAAACATGTGCAAGCTGAAGCCTCTGTTGAACAagtggctggaggaggcggactCCACCTCGGGCAGCCCGACCAGCCTGGACAAAATCGCGGCGCAggggaggaaaaggaaaaaacggACTTCAATCGAGGTAAGCGTAAAAGGAGCTTTGGAGAGCCATTTTTTGAAGTGCCCAAAACCGGCAGCGTCGGAAATAATCAGCCTGGCGGACAGTCTGCACCTGGAGAAAGAAGTGGTGAGGGTTTGGTTTTGTAACaggagacagaaggagaaaCGCATGACCCCTCCCGGAGGAGCGCTGCCGGGGAGCGAGGATGTGTACGGGGACACGCCGCCGCACCACGGGGTCCAGACCCCGGTCCAATGA